In Carettochelys insculpta isolate YL-2023 chromosome 10, ASM3395843v1, whole genome shotgun sequence, the DNA window ttcgttagtttttaaagtgcaacttgactgcttttttgttttgatactatttcTTGTGTGTTACCTGAGTTTCTTCTCAAGGCCCCTATGGTCTGGGGGGCAGTGTCAGCTGGTGCAAACTGTCTAAGCTCCCCTGAGATCAATGGAGAAAGGACAACTCATACCAGCTGAGGGTCTGAACCTGCCAaaggcctgctgctgctggggtgaaaCCAACTGACTTATACTGGTCATTCATTTGTTTTACCTTAATGTTATTTCACCGATAAGGCAAATTTGGATCACTCTAATATTCTTTATTTTCTCCCTAGCATAGGTCAGTTGGTCTTTATACGACTGACTTTGGGCCTGCACTTGTGccctcttttctgtttggaaagCGCTTAGCTTTGGCtgttaccaaaacaaaaacattagTGGTGTCGAGGTCTCTGACTGCTCATGGTAGAACTCTGTTGTGAAAAACACGTATGTGCCTGCAGAGAATGCTCCTTTAACTGTGGGGTGTGCCTAGAGATGTGGATGGCCCTGTGAAATCCGAGTGCCagcagaccccctcccccccgtgcaTAAGTTGACATCATCTGGACTGCTGTCTGGGTCTGTAGAAACGGTGTGATATTATTTAAATGAACTGTGTAGGCCCACCTCCTGCTAGGTCTTCAGAGAGACTAGGAACAAACAGGTGCTTAGTTAGAGCTCAGACAAAAGGCAGGACTCTTGAATGAGCTCCCTCAAtttctctcgctctctctgtTTGGGCAAATTAACACACAGTTAGCTCTGAGATGAGATTCAGGCTGCGATATCAAAGAATGGGTGGCTTCCTGTCTTCTTTCTCTGTAAGGGAGTTTCTCCAAGATTGAACAAGCCCAGCTAACTATGTAGGTTTTGTGTGCCTGATAATTATTTCCTGTTTCCTACATGAGCTTTGTTGGGGGCACTGACATGTTCTCTCTCTTGCATGTGTGGGTGTTTCCTTTTATGCAGCAATGGACATGTCCCTCTCCCTGAGTGGCCTTCCGCCAGTCAGGTCGGATGAGAGTCCAAAGAGTAGACAGTGGAACACAGAGATCCCAGCAGTCCTTAGACCGGAATGGGTGTGGCCGTTTTAACCTTCAGCCAGGACAATTCAGTGTTCGAGCACTCCAGAAATCATTCCAGAGCCACAGAAGCAGGTGGCTCTTTCGGCGTCTGCTTGGAGTATGGGGTGGTGTGAGGGTTTTTGCTTACAGAGCAACAGCTGTTTCCTCCCAATGGGGGAGGGGCTCGTAATTGCACTGAGCAAAGACAGTGCATCTTTTGCACTAACAAAGATAACGCCTTTCGTTCATCGCCGCAAGTCATTTGACAGAGGCTTATTGGATGTCGTGACTAAAGCAAAAATGAGATTTCAAGGCACATTCTGAAGTAATTTGCCCAGTTTGTGGTGAGATTTCTGCCACTTGAGCTTTCTCCGTCAGTTGCCACCGGAGCGATATAAACCATGACGACATGTGAGGTAGATACCAAGGAGGAAGAGGTACACAGCACTTAACCGGTAGTGGAAGATAAAAGATTGTCATACGGTCATGGTCAACCAGCAAGCTGTGGTGAACAGTATTCTTCCTCGAGAACGACCAGGTCCGGTTAACCTCTGGGGAAGAGCCGTCAGAGTGCCCAGCCCCGACCTCAAACCGCAGGAGGCAATGATCAGCCCCTGAGGTGGGAAGAATCTCCAGTCAGATCTCCGTCGTCAGCCCAAGCTCCAGGCCCACCATGCAGCCAGCCATCTgagctgagccagcagcagcctgaggtaGCTGGTGCTGTGATGGCCAAGAGAAGCCTAGTGCTGGTGCCACCAACGCCTATTCCGTGAGGCATGTCAGCTGCTCACAAGTAGCCTGGTGATCTGCACTGGCTCCAGTCCCATCTAGCACTGCCCTGGCAGCTCAGTTTTCAGTCCTGCTCCAGGCGGGATGCAAAACTGGAGTACAGGTCGGGAAAactctctgctctggcagttGCCACTGGTTCTGCACAGGCTGGCAGGTCCCACTCAGTAGTCCCAGAGCTCAGCCATGGGAGCAGTTGTCAAGCCGCAGGGATGCACAGCATAGACAACGTAGGAGCGTGCGTTGCTGTCGACGTTTACAGAGATCCTAGGCCTGCTGGTAGATTTCCTGGGTACTATGGTGTTCAAATGAGTATGTGCTTGAGTCACTAGGCAGTTGGCCGCAGACTTTTCTGACCTAAAGTAACTTAATCTGTCCTCTTTAAAGTGGGGTGACCGTATTTGACCCTGGCTGTCTGTCTGTTAACGCACGTAGAGCTCCGTCTTTGAGATGTGCTCAGGGTGTCAAGGGTTTATCGTTCTAGCTGCGTCTCCCTTTTCCTTCTCAGGTCACTCAAGTTCCCGTCGGACCTGGAGGAGCTGCGAGAGCTTGCCGAGTTCCTCCACTATTATAAGCAAGAGCACCAGAGctatgtgctgctgctgttctgtgcGGCCTACCTCTACAAGCAGTCCTTCGCCATCCCCGGCTCCAGCTTCCTGGTGCGCATCCTTTCCGCTCGCCGGTCCTCTTCCCTCACCAGACCTGCCAAATCGGATTTGCCGGAGGGCGTTAATCCAGTTGCTGGCCTCTCTTGTTTATGTGGGGGTGGTGAGTCACCCTTTCAacggccccccccaccctggcctgTCATCTGGTCTCCAGGTGACCGGAACGGTGTAGGGTTTCAGGCCAGCCCCAGAAGGTACAAGCTGCCCTTCGTTGTCAGCGTTTGAGAAATGCATTGGATACCCTTCAGCTGGGGTCTGGACGGACTAGCCAGAGGTAGATACGGAACCTGAGACGGGGTGAACCACCAAAGTTTAGTGACAGCGCTGTGGGGAAaagcccaaccctgcccctttGCGTCCCCGTTTGTCACTCCAGGGTCAGAGCCTCACACTGGGAGCTTATGTTCCATTTAGCTACACTGACCTCTAAGTCCTGTTCAGAGTGGCTGTTTTCAGACTGTGCTGTCCCCTGCCATGTGCCTGACATTCGCTGTTTCTAGATGTGACTGCGTGTTGGGCCATATTAAAACATGCTGCTTCCGGGCGCAACCTGTTtcccatgtgtttctgttggctCTGTATGGCCTCCTCATTAGTTACCGTTTTTCCAGATACTGTCTCTGTAGGGACTCGATATTTACCTCTAAATAGTTGATAAAAACCCTCGTATTGAACAGCCTTGGGCTGAGGCCCGGTCTCTGTGGGCTCCCACCCAGCGATTACACTTGGCTCTCGGTCAGCGAGCCCCTTCCTGTGCACTGATTGAGTTTGGGTAGAGCTGGTTTCCGAGCAGAAGTTTGTGCTTTGCTCAGGCACTTTTCATGCCCCGGCTCTGGTTCGTTCTAGTTCCTGCTGCCTTGAGTAGCTTTAAATAAGTTCCGAAAGCTCCCTCGTTAGTACGGCTCCGTGTCCGCAGAGCTCGCAGTTGGTGAACAGGATGCCGCGGGACGGtgactccagctccagggccgcgtgcggctcttggagcctttcgGTGCGGCTCCCCCGAGAGCTGCACTGGGAGTGCTGACACCCGTTCTGCGCACGccccccagtgcttggtgggagaggcgCGTGGTGCTGGTCCTGGCGGCCCTGGCCTCTCCGGCATTGCTGGTATTGATTTGGaatggggcctgggggtgcctggctctgggggagccatTTTTGAATTCTTACTGGATGCCACTGTAGGAGGTTGGCTGCACTGCGGAAGTGCTGGTATTATTGGTGGCAGCCCAAGGCCCCAACTGAGAGGAGCTGCTTCCCTGCTTCAAAGGTGCCTGGCGTGTCATGTAAATCTGAGGGAGCTCCTTCCCATCTTTGGTGTGACTGACGCTGCCTCAAACTCCCGGCCTTGGCTGGATGGGAGACCCTCTCTCTGGAGCCCTAATACAGGCAATGAAGTTGCATccctctgggagccagggggTCCTGCCGAGCTGCCCTgcggggctgaggcaggttgggcTGGCTGTGGTTGCATACACCTTGTGCATGCTTTTCTCCAGGCTCTTCTTCATGAGGTCTTGTTCCTGCTTTTTTCCTACCAGAACGTCCTCGCTGGAGCTCTGTTCGGACCGTGGATGGGGCTCTTGCTGTGCTGCGCTTTGACGTCTCTGGGTGCCACCTGCTGTtacctgctgtctgcagcctttgGGAAACAGTTTGTAGTCTACTGGTTTCCTGATAAAGTGGCCATGCTGCAAAGAAAGGTAAAGAGATCCCTGCTGCAAGCTCATCTCCTCAGGACTCAGGGATAAACCCTTTCAGATGGGCTGACCAGCTCTGAGCCACAAACCTACAGCTCTTCCTTCGCCCAGGGCCTGGACTTGTGAGTCCTTAGTCCCTGCTGTCCTACCACCACAGCAGAGATTGTCCTTCTGGCTTGGGAATGAGTCCATTGGACCCAAAACATTAGCAGCCTGGTCTTTCCCGAGGGTGAACCAACCATAGCAGGATAATGGAGCTTCTAACTTCTCTCTTGAGAGCATGGGCTGGTAGTGTCTTCTAGTGTCAGCCCTGTTTGCTTCAAAAAGCAACTGAAAGAGTGGTCCCATAGACATCCATGTTTGTGTCAGTCACTCTGTGCCCCTTCTCCAATGTGAATGCACCCTGGGCTTGGagaccccagctgggctctgcctaCTCATGCTTCTCACCAACAGGCCAAGTTAGGCCTTGAGAGAAGCCTTGGCAACCTCTCGGGAGGCAGGGTAACAAGCTGGAACTTGGAGAGTAACCTCAGTGTCCAGGAAGATAACAGCCATAACCCTGCTTGACCTGTACAGGCTACAAGAATAAACTGCAGTGGAGACTTGGGAAGGGCGGGATACGCCCAGCTCTTAGGACTGGGCTCTCAAGCCTTAATGGCTGAGTCCTGCAAACAGGAACTTGTTGTAGATTCAGTTCCCATGTTCACTTTTAAGAATCCATGAAtggctctggcccagggcccaCCTGACCTGGTGCCGAGCTCTCTGGCCCTGCTGGCCCCCACTAGGACTGTCCGTGAGTGCGTGTGGGGCTGCTCTCATATCGTTTAAATTGCTACAGATCTTTAACACGAGCCAAGGCGTTACCCAGGCTGGGATCCGCTTCAGCCACCCCTCCTCTCCAAATGTCTGTAAATAGAGCAAAGGCTGGGGACTACGTTTGCTGCACAGGAGCTTGAGACTGGTTCTAGCTGCAGAAGAATACGGTGGAGGCTGGGCACCAGCAGGGGACTGAGACCAGAGCTACCTCCAGGGGTGTGCTGAGGGGTCTTGGAACAGGCAGGAGGGACTTTAGTTGTCCTTGTCCTTCTTACCTGCCCACCCCTCACCTAGAGTGGCCACTCAGTGTGAACCTCCCTTAGGCTGCACTCTCCTAGCGTGGGTCGGTCGTGCCCACCGACAGCCCGGGGAACGCTCCAAGCCGGCCAGCACTGCTGCCCGGCAGAGCATGTTCCAGCAGGAGCAGTCTCAGGGGAGCCGGGGTAAGCGTTGGCAGAAGTATGCCCAGAGGGGTGGCTTGTGGCTGGCTGATCGCACCCTCgttctgcctcctgctgctgctgcaggacacGGCCCAAGAAGCTCTCCTGCCAGTAAGGAGACAATAAGGTTGCGTGTTCGTTCTTCCCCTCCGTGCTGGGGCCTTTGTAATTTAAAGCAACCTCAGGCCCCAGTTTTCTCTCGTGGTATGGCCCTGCTGGAAAGCtgggtcagaggctgggaatgcaGCTGCCTTTCCTGGAAGGGTTTGTTTGGATCACGTCTGTCCATCAGCGATTGTCCCCTTTTCCAGTGGCTGTTCGCACCGTGAGTTAACTCGGGCTCTCGGGGGTGCAGCCAGCACATCCTCGTGCAGATGTGTGCCGTGGTGCGAAGCCGCTCCTGGGTCGATTTGATTCTGGGCTGCTGTTCCGTTGTGGCTTATTGAAATGAAGGCCCGCTGCACTGCGCCCTCTGCCTGCGTCAGACACTGCTGGCTGGCAACGCTCCGGGCAGGGCTGACCTGGCTTCTCTTCTCCCATGGCAGGTGGAGGAGAACAGGAGCTGCTTATTtttcttcttgttgttcctgaggCTTTTCCCCATGACTCCCAACTGGTTTCTGAACCTGGCATCTCCCATCCTCAACATCCCGGTGTCTCAGTTCTTCTTCTCCGTCCTTCTTGGTAAGGGGCTCGGGGCGCTGGCTCACAGAGGCTCAAGCCCAGCCTGCTCCTTGCTGGTGGTAGAACCTCGCAGGCAAGTCCAGTGTTAAGGGTCCCACAGCAAGAGTCACTCAGCCACGTTAGCTTCCTGAGCCCGTACGTTGTTGTCTCTGCTCGGGGGGGACGTGGCTGGTCCTGCAGTGTCCCAGTGCCCATGGCTAGTGGTCTCTGCTGCCTTTCGttttctgggggtgcagaggggagaGGCCGCAGTGGTGTTTAATGTATGTGGGCGACAGCTCTGCTGCTTCGCTCTCCAGCCAGAGTATTTTATCCCTCCCTCCTCACCAGTATAAACCCCCAGTAACCGTCCCCACCCCCGGGAACTGGttcctggccctgccctgtgcGTGCAAGCCACTCTCCAGGCTCCGCACAGGGCAGCTGACGCAGACTGGccactgcagagctgcagccaggtTGGCTTGACTGCGTCAGGCACTGGCTACGTGGCGTTCTCTGTGGCAGGACCTCAGCTGGGTTGGATGGATCTGGGTGGAGTCTGCCCAGAAAGCCTCCCTGAGGCC includes these proteins:
- the TMEM41A gene encoding transmembrane protein 41A — encoded protein: MRPLCGFALLLGAASCGLYLLSTGLRPGGPLEADRSLKFPSDLEELRELAEFLHYYKQEHQSYVLLLFCAAYLYKQSFAIPGSSFLNVLAGALFGPWMGLLLCCALTSLGATCCYLLSAAFGKQFVVYWFPDKVAMLQRKVEENRSCLFFFLLFLRLFPMTPNWFLNLASPILNIPVSQFFFSVLLGLIPYNFICVQTGAILSQITSLDAIFSWDTVVKLLAIAVVALIPGALIKKFSRVHLKLEKDQSSRLLNGRKGT